The Geminocystis sp. NIES-3708 genomic sequence TATTACGTTTAAGACATAAAATTGTCGGAGAAGATGATTTTCGGGTAGAAACTCAAAAAGATATTCTTAGTATTGTTGGCACTGTTACTGGCGGGTTAACGATGATGTTAGGTGCGATTGCTGCTATTTCTTTATTAGTAGGTGGTATTGGAGTAATGAATATCATGTTAGTATCTGTAAGCGAGAGAACTCAAGAAATTGGTTTAAGAAAAGCGATTGGAGCGACAGAGAACAACATATTATCACAATTTTTGATTGAAGCAATTATCATCTCAGCCGTAGGTGGTTTCGTCGGCACAATAATAGGTATTAGTGGCTTAACTATTATTGGTTTAGTCTCTCCTTTACCTACTAATATCTCCATCACAACTATTTTCTTAGCCGTGGGAGTTTCTGGAGGAATAGGTTTATTTTTTGGAGTTTTACCTGCTAAACAAGCCGCAAAATTAGACCCTATTGTTGCTTTAAGAAGTGCTTAAAAAATAATGACAGAAGAAAATCTTGATATTCTTTTCAAAAAAACTTAAAAATATTAATTTTTGTAACAATTATTTAATAAAAATTAATGTTTAAATATGAAAATTTTGATCTTCAAGTTTCCCTATTATTTAAACTTTGTGCATCATTGAGGTAAAAATTCTTATGTTTAAATTAATGATTATAATTTTTGTAAATAAAGACTCTTAATTTGGTAAAGTAGATCACGATAATTCTAACTATACCTATTCTTAAAAATCCTAATCGATTAATTAGGAATCATAATTAGGAGTAAGTACAACTTAAGATTAAAAATTTAAAAGAGATTAACTGAGAGAGGTCAAATTATGAGGTTTCGCAACCTATTAGTAGCTTTCCTAATAGTATGTTTAGGATTCTTAGGTGCTTGTAGTGATGGTGCTGCTAAGGCTTATGATCCTAAATCTATCACCTATGATGAAATTCTTAATACAGGATTGGCTAACAAATGTCCAGAAATTTCTGAGTTTACTCGTGGTAGTATTGCTATTTCTAAAGATCAACCCTTGGCGATCTTAGATATGTGCTTAGAGCCACAAGAATATTTCGTTAAAGAAGAACCCGTTAATAAAAGACAAAAAGCAGAATATATACAAGGTAAACTCTTAACTAGAGATACAAGCAGTCTTGAACAAATCAGAGGGACTCTTTCTGTAGATGATAGTGGTGTTTTAACTTTAACAGAACTAGACGGTATTGATTTCCAAATCGCTACAGTATTATTACCCGGTGGAGATCAAGTGCCTTTCTTCTTCACTATTAAGAAATTAGTAGCTCAAACTGAAGCTGGTTTTACTGCTGTAAATACTTCTGCTGATTTTGTTGGTAAATTTAAAGTTCCTTCCTATCGTGGAGCATCTTTCTTAGATCCTAAAGGACGTGGTTTAACTTCTGGTTATGATAATGCGGTAGCTTTACCTGCTGGTGCTGATAAAACAGAATATACCCGTAATAACATCAAAAATGCTGATTCTTACCAAGGTGAAATCTCTTTACAAATTACTAAAGTAGATCAAGAAACTGGAGAAATTTCAGGTGTCTTTGAAAGTGAACAACCTTCTTCTACTGATTTGGGTGCAGAAGATCCTGAAGAAGTTAAAATTCGTGGTGTATTCTACGCTCGTTTAGAACCACAAGTTTAAAATGAACTAATAAGTAATAGGTTAGGATAGGCAATGGGTAATGGGCAATGGGCAATGGTTAAAATAAAGTTTAATTGTTCATTGTTCATTGTTCATTTTTCATTATTAATTGTCTTTTGTTAAAAAATGTCATTATTAGATTGGTTTGATAATTTAAGAAAATCTGAGCCGGAAATAAAACCCCAACAGGAAAGAGAAATTGCTGATGGTTTATGGACAAAATGTCCTGAATGCGGAGTTTTAGCCTATACCAAAGATTTACAAGCTAATAATATGGTGTGTTTAGAATGTGATCACCATATGCGTATTTTTAGTGATGAAAGAATTGACCAGTTAATCGATACTAAAACATGGCAACCTTTAAATCATCATCTTATTCCCACAGATCCTCTTCATTTTCATGATCGTAAAAGTTATGGCGATCGCCTTAAAGAATTACACGCTAAAACCCCTTTAACAGACGCAGTACAAACAGGTACAGGATTAATTGATGGTTTACCCATAGCTTTAGGAGTAATGGATTTTCGTTTTATGGGTGGCAGTATGGGATCAGTCGTTGGAGAGAGACTCACTAGATTGATAGAATATGCTACAGAAAAAACCTTCCCTGTGGTGATTATTTGTGCTTCTGGCGGTGCAAGAATGCAGGAAGGAATGTTAAGTTTAATGCAAATGGCGAAGATTTCAGGGGCTTTAGAACGTCATAGAGAGAAAAAATTGCTATATATTCCTATACTGACCCATCCCACGACTGGGGGAGTTACCGCAAGTTTTGCTATGCTAGGAGATTTGATTATAGCTGAACCCGGTGCAACTATTGGTTTTGCTGGAAGAAGGGTTATCGAGCAAACTTTGAGGGAGAAATTACCTGATGGTTTCCAAACTTCTGAATATCTTTTACAGCATGGTTTTGTTGATGCCATTGTGTCTCGTACGCAACTAAAAAAGACTTTGGCACATCTAATTAGTTTACATCAACCTTTTTATCCTATTAATTTAGGCATAAAAAATTAGTAAAGATGAATCATATTCATCCACAACATTAGTAATGAAAATCATTAGATTATTTATTCTGTTTTTTTTAACTATCATTTTTGTTTATAACAGTAGTCAATTTATCCATGCTCAACCTCTTAATAAAAAAGAAATTCGGGGGGTTTGGTTGACGAATATTGATAGTGATGTTTTATTTACTGCTGAAAATACCAAAAAGGCGATCGTTAATTTACACCAATTAAATTTTAATAGTCTTTATCCCACAGTTTGGAATTGGGGTTATACTTTATATCCTAGTCAAGTAGCTGAAAAAGTTACAGGAATCAAAATTGATCCCACAGAAGGTTTGAACAGTAGAGATATATTACAAGAAATCATCACTGAAGGACATAAAAAAAAGATGGCGGTGATACCTTGGTTTGAATTTGGTTTTATGGCACCAGCAGATGCACAATTAGCGAAACGTCATCCAGAATGGTTAACTCAAAGACGAGATGGTAGTAAAATTTGGTTAGAAGGCAAAACCCATGAAAGAGTTTGGTTAAATCCCTTACATCCAGAAGTACAAACTTTTATTACTGATTTAATCTTAGAGATTGTTACTGAATATGATATTGATGGTATTCAAGTTGATGATCATTTTGGCTATCCTTCAGAATTAGGTTATGATCCTTATACTTCCGCTTTATATAGAAAAGAACATCAAGGAAAATTACCTCCTTTAGATTCTAAAAATCCCGAATGGATACAGTGGCGATCAGATAAAATTACAAATTACATGGAGACATTATTTCAAGAGATTAAAAAAGTAAAAAATAACGTCATAATTTCTGTTTCTCCTAATCCCCAAGAATTTTCTAAAGATGAGTTTTTAATGGATTGGGCAAAATGGGAAAGAAAAGGTTTAATTGAAGAATTAATTGTCCAAATTTATCGCAACAATATAGAATCTTTTAACCGTGAATTAGCTCAAAAAGATCTACAATTAGCTAAAAATCATATTCCCTCTGCCATCGGTATTTTAGCAGGTTTAAAAGGGAAAAAAATGGATCTTAATTTGATTAATAAAAAAATAAAATCTACTCGTGAACAAGATTTTAGTGGAGTAAGTTTTTTCTTTTATGAAAGTCTTTGGAATTTTGGACCTGAAACAAGTCAACAAAGACAGAACTATTTTCAAGAAATTTTTGCTCAACAAGTTGATCGATTAACTATTAACAATTAGGGTGTAGTGAAAAATCCCTTTGGCGAGAGTAAGAGTCTGAGATCTCCTCTCTTTGGCAATAATTATATATAGAAATTAATTAATGCTGGGTTTAAGATATTTAACCCAGCCTAAGTTACTTTTTAACGATAAATTTTATTGAGGTTGAGGTTTATTATTCGTAGGCAAAATACCTAATTTTACGGGTATTTTTAACTCTTGTTTTTCTCGTCTTAAATCTAAAGTTAAATCAGATCCCACTTGACTAGATTCTACTTTTTTCTGTATCTGTGAAGGATCAGCAATTTTTTCTCCTTCAATACCTTGAATAATATCCCCTGATTTTAAACCAGCTTCTGCGGCAGGAGAATTAGGCATAACTTTGACGACGATGACTCCTTCTTCATTGGTGAGTTTAAAGCCTTCATTTTGATTAAGTTGTTGTTTAGTTTGTTCATTTAAAGGCACCATAGCAATGCCTAAATAAGGATGATCTACTTTTCCTTGTAAGATTAATTTTTCTGCAATCTCCGCCGCTCGATTAATAGGAATAGCAAAACCTAATCCTTGAGCATTTTTAATGATTGCAGTGTTAATAGCAATTACTTCTCCTTGAGCATTCAAAAGTGGTCCTCCTGAATTACCCGGATTAATGGCGGCATCAGTTTGAATAAAATCTAATCGTTTATCACCAACACCAATTTGAGAACTCGATCTGCCTGTGGCACTAATAATTCCTGTGGTAACTGTGTTATCTAAACCTAAAGGATTACCAATAGCGATCGCCCATTCACCAATAACAAGATTATCAGAATTACCTAATTGAGCGACAGGTAAATTTTCTCCTTGAACTTGAATAACTGCTAAATCCGTAAGAGAATCTACTCCTAAGACTTTACCTTCTAACACTCGTCCATCTTTTAAGTTAACAGTTACTTTAGTTGACCCCTCTACTACATGAGCATTAGTTAAGATTTTACCATCATCACTGATAATAAACCCAGAGCCTGTACCCTGTTGAATTTGTTGCTCAGGAGTTTGAGGGATTTGATCTCCAAAAAATTGACGGAAAAAAGGATCATTAAATACAGGAGGTACATTTTGATTACTGGCGACTGTTCTTTCTGCGTTAATTCTAACAACAGCAGGACCGACTTCTTGAACTACTTTAGAAACAAAATTAATGTCTGTATTATCTGCCAATGAGGGTAACTTAGCACTGGTTAAATTTTCTTTTTGTTCAATGGTTGTATTATTATTTGTACTAGCGAATATTTGAGGGGTATTGACTAAATAATTGACACCCACACCAATACCCGCACCTAATAAAAGTAAAGAAGTGCAAGTTGTTGCTTTTTGAATATATTTGCTCATGATAAAGACTCCTATTTTGAGTTTTTGGGGAATAAAATAAAAATAAATAATATTGCAGGAATAATAATAAGTATATATGTTGAGAAAAAAGTCAGCTTAAGTGCGAAGGAGCAAAAGAGGAAAACCTTTTTTAAGCTGACAATTAATAATATAAAGTACTGATTTGACTTTTCTGTGACAATGAGATGAACAATTATTGACTAATTTCTAATGGATAATTGATCAGCAGAAAGATTATGTTTCTTGCTCATCAATAAAATTATTTTAAAAAGCATAAATCTTGTTTACTTGTCCACTTGTTTCGTTTGTTGGGCGATGCTTTCAATGAGTGCTGAATAATCACTATCCCCATAACCTTTATTTACCGTTTGTGATACGATCGCCTTAATCCCTTCTAAACTCTGTGTATTTAAACCTTTTTCTGCCGCCGATGTCAAAAATAAATTTATATCTTTCAGTAAATGTTTTGTCGGAAAATTGGGATTCTGATAATTGCCATCAGACATTCTCGATAATTTTTTATCAAAAGTAGGAGCATATAAAGCACTATTACGTAAAATGTCCATAAAAGTTGACACCTCAACCCCTTGTTGTTGAATAAAACGTAAACTAAGGGCAAAGGTACTGGTTAATCCTGCTATCATTTGATTCAAAGCTAATTTTAAGGCTGAGGCTGTTCCCACTTTACCTACCAAAATCGGTTCAGGGCTATAATTTTTGAGTAAATCTTGCCATCTGTCAAATTGATTTTTAGTTGCACCTACCATAACTAATAAATCACCATTTTTAACTTCAGGAATACTCCCTAAAACTGGTGCTTCTAAATATTCTCCGCCTCTTAATTCTATTTGTGTTAATAATTTTTGACTCTCATCAGGGGAAATAGTACCCATTTGAATAATAGTTTTATCTGTTAAGTCGGCATAAGAATCTAAAATTACTGCTTCTATTGCTTTAATATCCGTCAACATCAAAATTAAACAATTACCAAAGATGATGGCATCTTGTGCATTATTAGTGATAGGAATATTTTGGGCTTTGAATGATGTTAATTTTTCTAATGTGCGATTGTAAACCATGACGGGAATATTTGCCTGACATAATTTTATTGCCATTGGTTGCCCCATTAATCCCATACCGAAAATACTCACAGTCAATTGATTCATTGATTAATTTTCCTTTAAGTTTGATAATATTATTGAACTGAAATAACGATAAATTCATTTCCTCAGAAATTCTTTTTATATTTAAACAAAATAATGTTTCCTGAAATTGGTATTATCATGGGTAGTGATTCTGACTTACCCACTATGAAAGCGGCGATAGCCATTTGTGAAGAATTCACCATTAATTATGAAGTAGAAATTGTTTCTGCCCATAGAACTCCCTTAAGAATGGTAGAATATGCTCAAAATGCTCATAAAAGAGGCTTAAAAGTTATTATTGCAGGAGCAGGAGGTGCGGCACATCTTCCGGGTATGGTAGCCTCTTTAACTCCTTTGCCTGTAATTGGAGTACCAGTACAAACTAAACATTTACAAGGTGTTG encodes the following:
- a CDS encoding photosystem II manganese-stabilizing polypeptide, translated to MRFRNLLVAFLIVCLGFLGACSDGAAKAYDPKSITYDEILNTGLANKCPEISEFTRGSIAISKDQPLAILDMCLEPQEYFVKEEPVNKRQKAEYIQGKLLTRDTSSLEQIRGTLSVDDSGVLTLTELDGIDFQIATVLLPGGDQVPFFFTIKKLVAQTEAGFTAVNTSADFVGKFKVPSYRGASFLDPKGRGLTSGYDNAVALPAGADKTEYTRNNIKNADSYQGEISLQITKVDQETGEISGVFESEQPSSTDLGAEDPEEVKIRGVFYARLEPQV
- the accD gene encoding acetyl-CoA carboxylase, carboxyltransferase subunit beta, producing the protein MSLLDWFDNLRKSEPEIKPQQEREIADGLWTKCPECGVLAYTKDLQANNMVCLECDHHMRIFSDERIDQLIDTKTWQPLNHHLIPTDPLHFHDRKSYGDRLKELHAKTPLTDAVQTGTGLIDGLPIALGVMDFRFMGGSMGSVVGERLTRLIEYATEKTFPVVIICASGGARMQEGMLSLMQMAKISGALERHREKKLLYIPILTHPTTGGVTASFAMLGDLIIAEPGATIGFAGRRVIEQTLREKLPDGFQTSEYLLQHGFVDAIVSRTQLKKTLAHLISLHQPFYPINLGIKN
- a CDS encoding glycoside hydrolase family 10 protein, whose amino-acid sequence is MKIIRLFILFFLTIIFVYNSSQFIHAQPLNKKEIRGVWLTNIDSDVLFTAENTKKAIVNLHQLNFNSLYPTVWNWGYTLYPSQVAEKVTGIKIDPTEGLNSRDILQEIITEGHKKKMAVIPWFEFGFMAPADAQLAKRHPEWLTQRRDGSKIWLEGKTHERVWLNPLHPEVQTFITDLILEIVTEYDIDGIQVDDHFGYPSELGYDPYTSALYRKEHQGKLPPLDSKNPEWIQWRSDKITNYMETLFQEIKKVKNNVIISVSPNPQEFSKDEFLMDWAKWERKGLIEELIVQIYRNNIESFNRELAQKDLQLAKNHIPSAIGILAGLKGKKMDLNLINKKIKSTREQDFSGVSFFFYESLWNFGPETSQQRQNYFQEIFAQQVDRLTINN
- a CDS encoding HhoA/HhoB/HtrA family serine endopeptidase, which produces MSKYIQKATTCTSLLLLGAGIGVGVNYLVNTPQIFASTNNNTTIEQKENLTSAKLPSLADNTDINFVSKVVQEVGPAVVRINAERTVASNQNVPPVFNDPFFRQFFGDQIPQTPEQQIQQGTGSGFIISDDGKILTNAHVVEGSTKVTVNLKDGRVLEGKVLGVDSLTDLAVIQVQGENLPVAQLGNSDNLVIGEWAIAIGNPLGLDNTVTTGIISATGRSSSQIGVGDKRLDFIQTDAAINPGNSGGPLLNAQGEVIAINTAIIKNAQGLGFAIPINRAAEIAEKLILQGKVDHPYLGIAMVPLNEQTKQQLNQNEGFKLTNEEGVIVVKVMPNSPAAEAGLKSGDIIQGIEGEKIADPSQIQKKVESSQVGSDLTLDLRREKQELKIPVKLGILPTNNKPQPQ
- a CDS encoding NAD(P)-dependent oxidoreductase, giving the protein MTVSIFGMGLMGQPMAIKLCQANIPVMVYNRTLEKLTSFKAQNIPITNNAQDAIIFGNCLILMLTDIKAIEAVILDSYADLTDKTIIQMGTISPDESQKLLTQIELRGGEYLEAPVLGSIPEVKNGDLLVMVGATKNQFDRWQDLLKNYSPEPILVGKVGTASALKLALNQMIAGLTSTFALSLRFIQQQGVEVSTFMDILRNSALYAPTFDKKLSRMSDGNYQNPNFPTKHLLKDINLFLTSAAEKGLNTQSLEGIKAIVSQTVNKGYGDSDYSALIESIAQQTKQVDK
- the purE gene encoding 5-(carboxyamino)imidazole ribonucleotide mutase; translated protein: MFPEIGIIMGSDSDLPTMKAAIAICEEFTINYEVEIVSAHRTPLRMVEYAQNAHKRGLKVIIAGAGGAAHLPGMVASLTPLPVIGVPVQTKHLQGVDSLYSIVQMPRGIPVATVAIGNAENAGLLAVRILASQQPELLQKVEQYSQNLEKMVRDKQSELDKLGYQQYLTQKL